In Actinoplanes sp. NBC_00393, a single genomic region encodes these proteins:
- a CDS encoding AAA family ATPase, with protein sequence MSLLVALAALLTGVIGIAVEAATVPGDWPWPANLIQKEPWLWVGVILLLMVILAVWMSMTGEKRVVPRGDGGDNATTAGVHNSHNTYHYYGDSAARPPMPALAPEQEASDDGPGYREVPDLPEFVPVAVRDRVDVLERLRAELQDSRTVFLQLVGDPGIGKTAVAAEVARMAPGEVEPIYLAVQGHPGVNAVTVLDRLATAIGDPVERQRIGERIRAPEADFRSKLEDVLAHLGNRQIWLILDDAQDLISVDGRVIRDEMLDSLFAELLVTAREHRTKVLIVTQKPLPLAEFSEVQMIGGLTGDDFDGFLTDLAAAGLSGSADLPSSEVAKATGGIPRGAELVLAAREVTRVRASDLLRAADKPSYWAKVILSALAPSQQRVVRALAALGRPAGPDVVAHLCGDDEGDVRDVLIALTGCRLVRHRGHRFYLPAAEAARLAAFIGDEPVRESRRRAAKYFASRERGTALRLADLEDAFHAIDLYLRADEPVLAVRLADQLEYRHLRSWGHSAVLLPWLQELASGLEGHLPEQVINASLQAQAQAQQGNLKEAIATIGWAGRMNRDPAKQVELVVDLSGYWFRAGQLANARGGYRFLTEHPSGHPVIPFGLAGLARCQVEIGDFTTAREHIAAARAALAELDGKRDSTRRLEIDLLYQRALISSEEGDERAANGLLDEARDRARPDERVREARCDDLEARMHLYRRDHRAAYRLAKRAYSVAAQVGNPSLYSTAGVTLALTELSQGRPSEALAAATVAARYGLRLYAPETLVVQGLASLRCRDVGDRTRKCFMSAVQLTGELLPLAEGSYLLHEARGLALGGLALLHSADEKKAEEAYEAAIAVVDHPGARARRRELFTALIADQPNDVLPELRKLLL encoded by the coding sequence TTGTCGTTGCTGGTTGCTTTGGCCGCGCTCCTGACCGGGGTGATCGGAATTGCCGTGGAGGCGGCGACCGTGCCAGGCGATTGGCCTTGGCCAGCCAACCTGATTCAAAAAGAGCCATGGCTGTGGGTAGGGGTCATTCTCCTGTTGATGGTCATTCTCGCGGTGTGGATGTCGATGACCGGCGAGAAGCGTGTCGTACCGCGGGGCGACGGTGGCGACAACGCAACGACGGCTGGCGTGCACAACTCGCACAACACCTACCACTACTACGGTGACAGCGCTGCCCGGCCTCCGATGCCCGCCTTAGCCCCGGAGCAGGAGGCCAGCGACGACGGTCCGGGTTATCGTGAGGTGCCGGATCTACCGGAGTTTGTGCCGGTCGCAGTGCGCGACCGTGTCGACGTGCTGGAGAGGCTGCGGGCGGAACTGCAAGATTCGCGGACCGTCTTCCTGCAACTGGTGGGTGATCCCGGGATCGGCAAGACTGCTGTTGCAGCCGAGGTCGCCCGAATGGCTCCTGGGGAAGTCGAGCCGATCTATCTGGCGGTTCAGGGACACCCTGGAGTAAATGCGGTGACCGTACTGGATCGCCTGGCCACTGCGATCGGGGATCCGGTCGAGCGGCAACGAATTGGTGAGCGAATCCGTGCTCCAGAGGCAGATTTCCGCAGCAAGCTCGAGGATGTTCTGGCGCACTTGGGAAACCGGCAGATCTGGCTTATTTTAGACGACGCCCAGGATCTGATTTCCGTGGACGGGCGGGTAATTCGTGACGAGATGCTGGATTCGCTCTTCGCGGAACTCCTGGTCACCGCACGCGAACACCGGACGAAGGTCCTCATCGTCACTCAGAAGCCGCTGCCGCTAGCCGAGTTCTCCGAGGTGCAGATGATCGGCGGGCTCACCGGCGACGACTTCGACGGCTTCCTGACCGACCTGGCTGCGGCGGGTCTGTCCGGCTCGGCTGACCTTCCATCTTCGGAGGTTGCCAAGGCGACCGGCGGGATTCCTCGCGGGGCCGAATTGGTTTTGGCGGCTCGGGAGGTGACCCGCGTGCGTGCGTCCGACCTGCTACGGGCCGCGGACAAGCCGTCGTACTGGGCAAAGGTCATCCTGTCTGCGCTGGCCCCGTCCCAGCAGCGTGTTGTGCGGGCACTGGCAGCCTTGGGCCGTCCAGCCGGGCCCGACGTCGTTGCTCACCTTTGCGGTGACGACGAGGGCGACGTGCGTGACGTCCTGATCGCGCTGACGGGCTGCCGGCTGGTCAGGCACCGCGGTCACCGGTTCTACTTGCCGGCTGCAGAGGCGGCACGGTTGGCGGCGTTCATCGGCGACGAGCCGGTGCGGGAGTCCCGCCGGCGGGCAGCGAAGTACTTCGCGAGCCGGGAACGTGGCACCGCCCTGCGGTTGGCCGATCTTGAGGATGCGTTCCACGCCATTGACTTGTACCTCAGAGCCGACGAACCAGTCCTTGCTGTGCGCCTCGCGGACCAGCTTGAATACCGGCACCTGCGGAGCTGGGGTCACAGTGCCGTACTGCTCCCATGGCTGCAGGAACTCGCGAGCGGCCTAGAAGGTCATCTTCCTGAGCAGGTGATCAACGCGTCCTTGCAGGCGCAGGCCCAGGCGCAACAAGGAAACTTGAAGGAGGCGATCGCCACGATCGGGTGGGCCGGCCGGATGAACCGTGATCCTGCCAAACAGGTCGAACTAGTCGTGGACCTCAGTGGCTACTGGTTCCGTGCCGGCCAATTGGCGAACGCGAGAGGCGGCTATCGGTTCCTCACCGAGCATCCGTCAGGGCATCCGGTGATTCCCTTCGGGCTGGCTGGGTTGGCGCGGTGCCAGGTGGAAATTGGTGACTTCACAACCGCCCGGGAGCATATTGCAGCGGCGCGGGCCGCGCTGGCCGAACTGGACGGCAAGCGTGACTCGACCCGTCGCCTCGAGATCGACCTGCTTTACCAACGGGCCCTTATCAGCTCAGAGGAGGGCGACGAACGAGCCGCCAACGGCCTCCTCGACGAAGCCAGGGATAGGGCTCGGCCTGACGAGCGCGTGCGTGAGGCACGCTGCGACGACCTCGAAGCCAGGATGCACCTTTACCGGCGTGACCACCGTGCCGCGTACCGACTCGCGAAGAGGGCCTACTCCGTGGCGGCCCAGGTGGGCAATCCTAGCCTCTACAGCACGGCGGGAGTGACTCTCGCCTTGACCGAACTGAGTCAGGGCCGGCCGAGTGAGGCGTTAGCCGCCGCCACCGTAGCTGCACGGTACGGCCTTCGGCTCTACGCCCCCGAGACACTCGTCGTCCAGGGGTTAGCCTCGCTGCGGTGCCGCGACGTGGGTGATCGCACACGGAAGTGCTTCATGTCCGCTGTCCAACTCACCGGGGAACTGCTACCTCTCGCGGAGGGCAGCTATCTGCTCCACGAGGCACGCGGTTTGGCCTTGGGCGGTCTTGCGCTGCTGCACTCTGCCGACGAAAAGAAGGCAGAAGAGGCATACGAGGCTGCCATAGCGGTTGTGGATCATCCGGGTGCCCGGGCGCGCCGACGGGAACTGTTCACCGCGCTGATCGCTGATCAGCCCAACGACGTACTCCCGGAGTTGCGAAAGCTTCTACTTTGA
- a CDS encoding DNA-binding response regulator, whose protein sequence is MAHRHDIGKDQRTFSVVIGGHDSMLVRIAVADPLPVFRHGLKEILRGAGFESEAPDDLVAWVNDRQTKVVILTLLSESDWHLMESLARMTADLRLVALLEQMSVTASVRALRAGAVCVMARDTSPALLRERFQAVLRGEPIVPVDVLRALTAPVTTEPLPEGPSAQDRDWLRKLAKGMTVNRLATEAGYSERMMFRLLRDLYTRLGASNRTDALIKAQNQGWL, encoded by the coding sequence GTGGCGCACCGTCACGACATCGGCAAGGATCAGCGGACGTTTTCTGTGGTGATCGGAGGTCACGATTCCATGCTGGTGCGGATCGCTGTCGCCGATCCCCTGCCGGTCTTCCGGCACGGCCTCAAGGAGATCTTGCGCGGCGCCGGGTTCGAATCGGAGGCCCCGGACGACCTGGTGGCCTGGGTGAACGATCGACAGACCAAGGTCGTCATCCTCACCCTGCTGTCCGAGTCCGACTGGCATCTGATGGAGAGCCTTGCCCGGATGACCGCCGACTTGAGGCTGGTGGCGTTGCTGGAGCAAATGTCAGTGACTGCCTCAGTGCGTGCTCTACGGGCCGGGGCGGTATGCGTCATGGCACGCGACACCAGTCCCGCGCTACTGCGCGAACGATTCCAGGCCGTCCTCCGTGGTGAACCCATAGTCCCGGTCGATGTGTTACGTGCCTTGACCGCACCGGTCACCACGGAACCGCTGCCCGAGGGACCCTCTGCGCAAGATCGCGATTGGTTGCGCAAGCTCGCAAAAGGGATGACCGTCAACCGACTGGCTACCGAGGCGGGTTATTCCGAGCGAATGATGTTCCGCCTCCTGCGGGATCTGTACACCAGGCTGGGGGCCAGTAACCGCACCGACGCGCTCATCAAGGCCCAGAATCAGGGCTGGCTCTGA
- a CDS encoding lamin tail domain-containing protein, with product MRKLFGAGFAVALAAVGGLAVSSPASAAPALRFHSTQYDSPGKDTRSNKSLKAEWISLVNTGKKAVSLKGWTIVDKSRTYTFGNVRIAANGGRIWLHTGSATDTATHVYWGSGNYVWNNTGDTAILRTPAKKQHDKCTWNNKKGRTKVAC from the coding sequence ATGCGTAAATTGTTCGGAGCCGGATTCGCGGTCGCTCTCGCCGCGGTCGGTGGCCTCGCCGTCTCGTCGCCGGCCTCGGCGGCGCCGGCGCTGCGTTTCCACAGCACGCAGTACGACTCGCCGGGTAAGGACACCCGCAGCAACAAGAGCCTCAAAGCTGAATGGATCTCGCTGGTCAACACCGGCAAGAAGGCGGTCAGCCTGAAGGGCTGGACGATCGTCGACAAGTCGCGGACCTACACGTTCGGGAACGTGCGGATTGCGGCGAACGGCGGCCGGATCTGGCTGCACACCGGATCGGCCACCGACACCGCGACGCACGTCTACTGGGGTAGTGGGAACTACGTGTGGAACAACACCGGGGACACCGCGATTCTGCGGACCCCGGCGAAGAAGCAGCACGACAAGTGCACGTGGAACAACAAGAAGGGCCGCACCAAGGTCGCCTGCTGA
- a CDS encoding helix-turn-helix domain-containing protein, with protein MPIVVRIDVQLAKRKMSVGEFAEKVGLTPANIAVLKNGRAKAVRFSTLEAMCRVLECQPGDLLEYVEDGESE; from the coding sequence ATGCCGATCGTCGTGCGCATCGATGTGCAGCTGGCGAAACGCAAGATGAGCGTGGGCGAGTTCGCCGAGAAGGTGGGACTCACCCCGGCGAACATCGCGGTCCTGAAGAACGGCCGGGCCAAAGCGGTACGGTTCAGCACCCTCGAAGCGATGTGCCGGGTGCTCGAATGCCAGCCCGGCGACCTGCTGGAATACGTGGAGGACGGGGAATCCGAATGA
- a CDS encoding DUF2975 domain-containing protein, translating into MFSESRAVAALRFFLVALFGVLVFFETVSLPGQFAHMARESPDDAYLRWPATIVSIFWVVCVQVVIVATWKLLTRVKNDRIFSEESLVWVDAIVWAIASGWVVLAGVFLFVGINATDPGLPLLLFLALVGVAVIGLLMVVMRALLRRATTLRTDMEAVI; encoded by the coding sequence ATGTTTTCTGAAAGTCGAGCGGTTGCCGCGCTCCGGTTCTTCCTGGTCGCGCTTTTCGGCGTGCTGGTCTTCTTCGAGACGGTGTCGCTGCCAGGGCAGTTCGCGCACATGGCCCGGGAGAGTCCGGACGACGCCTACCTGAGGTGGCCGGCCACCATCGTGTCGATCTTCTGGGTGGTGTGTGTGCAGGTGGTCATCGTGGCCACCTGGAAGCTGCTCACCCGGGTCAAGAATGACCGGATCTTCAGCGAGGAGTCCCTGGTCTGGGTGGACGCGATCGTGTGGGCGATCGCGTCCGGCTGGGTGGTGCTGGCCGGCGTCTTCCTCTTCGTCGGCATCAACGCGACCGATCCCGGCCTGCCGCTGCTGCTGTTCCTCGCGCTGGTCGGGGTCGCGGTGATCGGGCTGCTCATGGTGGTCATGCGGGCCCTGCTGCGGCGGGCCACCACACTGCGCACCGACATGGAAGCGGTGATCTGA
- a CDS encoding glycerate kinase gives MRVLVAPDKFKGSLTAAEVAGALGEGLAAAGVEARLLPLADGGDGSVAAALHAGFRAHEVTVVGADGRPVRAQFASDGHTAVVEVASTCGLATLSGVRAPMTSSSLGFGQAVAAAAGTGVSRIVLALGGSASTDGGAGMLAAFGARFLDETGAEISPSGATLDRIAGVDISAPLHGTELAVASDVGNPLHGTELHGTELAVATDVGNPLHGIELIVATDVGNPLLGPDGAAAVFGPQKGASGVQINQLEAGLDRLARALPVSVTGRSPLDLASQAGAGAAGGIGFAALWLGARQVSGAEFFLDLLGFDEALEGCRAVVVGEGHMDSQTLWGKLPAVVAARAAPRPAYAVVGRNSLTADEQQRLGLSGLYALTDLTREDPSRDPALSRRLVTRAGQSLGGHLHKIFTARPIDYR, from the coding sequence GTGCGGGTTCTCGTCGCTCCCGACAAGTTCAAGGGGTCGCTGACCGCGGCCGAGGTGGCCGGCGCGCTCGGCGAAGGGCTGGCAGCGGCCGGGGTCGAGGCCCGGCTGCTGCCGCTGGCCGACGGCGGGGACGGCAGTGTCGCCGCCGCGCTGCACGCAGGCTTCCGGGCCCACGAGGTCACCGTGGTGGGCGCTGACGGGCGCCCGGTGCGGGCACAGTTCGCCTCCGACGGCCACACCGCGGTGGTCGAGGTGGCGAGCACGTGCGGCCTGGCCACCCTTTCCGGGGTACGCGCACCGATGACCTCGTCAAGCCTCGGGTTCGGGCAGGCCGTCGCCGCCGCGGCCGGTACCGGGGTCTCCCGGATCGTGCTCGCCCTGGGCGGCAGCGCCAGCACCGACGGCGGCGCCGGGATGCTGGCCGCGTTCGGCGCGCGCTTCCTGGACGAGACCGGAGCGGAGATCAGCCCGAGCGGCGCGACGCTGGACCGGATCGCCGGCGTCGACATCAGCGCCCCCCTGCACGGGACCGAGCTGGCCGTCGCGTCCGACGTCGGCAATCCGCTGCACGGGACCGAGCTGCACGGGACCGAGCTGGCCGTCGCGACCGACGTCGGTAATCCGCTGCACGGGATCGAGCTGATCGTGGCGACCGACGTCGGCAATCCGCTGCTCGGGCCGGACGGCGCGGCGGCTGTCTTCGGGCCGCAGAAGGGCGCTTCGGGCGTACAGATCAATCAGCTTGAAGCCGGACTTGACCGCCTGGCTCGCGCCCTGCCGGTTTCGGTGACCGGAAGGTCGCCGCTGGATCTGGCCTCGCAAGCCGGCGCCGGCGCGGCCGGTGGCATCGGCTTCGCCGCGCTGTGGCTGGGCGCCCGGCAGGTCTCCGGCGCGGAGTTTTTCCTCGACCTGCTCGGCTTCGACGAGGCACTCGAGGGCTGCCGGGCGGTCGTCGTCGGCGAAGGCCACATGGATTCGCAGACGCTGTGGGGCAAGCTGCCGGCCGTGGTCGCCGCGCGGGCGGCGCCGCGGCCGGCCTACGCGGTGGTCGGGCGCAACTCGCTCACCGCGGACGAGCAGCAGCGTCTGGGCCTGTCCGGCCTGTACGCGCTGACCGACCTGACGCGGGAGGATCCGAGCCGGGATCCGGCCCTGAGCCGGCGGCTGGTGACCCGGGCCGGGCAGTCGCTAGGTGGCCACCTGCACAAGATCTTCACGGCGCGCCCTATTGACTATCGATAG
- the dctA gene encoding C4-dicarboxylate transporter DctA, whose product MDTKRRWYRQLYFYVLVAIVLGIAVGAIWPDLGAALEPIGTSFVDLMKMLIGPVVFLTIVGGIASVADLKKVGLTGLKALTYFQIGTIVALATGLVAINLFRLGDGVNVDPATLQASDDVTELVEAGEESHWWDFLLKVLPDNILGPFVEGQILQIIFIAVIFGVALNAVGRAGAPILDGVHRLTTIVFKILSYVMKLAPVGAFGAMAYAIGKYGLSTLTSLGSLIALFYVTSALFVIVGLGAVMLYLRLNIFQLLRYLREELMLVLGTSTAEPALPGLMRKMEFAGVQKSTVGLVVPTGYSFNLDGAAIYLSLAALYIAQATNTDLSIGEQLGLLAVMLLTSKGAAGVAGGGFIALTATLATVGTVPAAGIMLIFGIDKFMSECRALVNFCGNAVATLFIARWDNTLDHARARAVLRGEIVPHPADSQSADSQPADSQSADSQSADSQPADSQPADSQPAAEQRVTAGV is encoded by the coding sequence ATGGACACGAAACGCCGCTGGTACCGGCAGCTCTACTTCTACGTGCTGGTCGCGATCGTGCTGGGCATCGCGGTCGGCGCCATCTGGCCCGACCTGGGCGCCGCCCTCGAACCCATCGGCACCTCCTTCGTCGACCTGATGAAGATGCTGATCGGCCCGGTGGTGTTCCTGACCATCGTGGGCGGCATCGCGAGCGTCGCCGATCTCAAGAAGGTCGGCCTGACCGGCCTCAAAGCCCTGACCTACTTCCAGATCGGTACGATCGTCGCGCTCGCCACCGGCCTGGTCGCGATCAACCTGTTCCGTCTCGGCGACGGCGTCAACGTCGACCCCGCCACCCTGCAGGCCAGCGACGACGTGACCGAACTGGTCGAGGCCGGCGAGGAGTCGCACTGGTGGGACTTCCTGCTCAAGGTGCTGCCGGACAACATCCTCGGCCCGTTCGTCGAAGGCCAGATCCTGCAGATCATCTTCATCGCGGTCATTTTCGGCGTCGCCCTCAACGCGGTCGGTAGGGCCGGCGCGCCGATCCTGGACGGCGTCCACCGCCTGACCACGATCGTCTTCAAGATCCTGTCGTACGTCATGAAGCTGGCCCCGGTCGGCGCGTTCGGCGCAATGGCCTACGCCATCGGCAAGTACGGCCTGTCCACCCTGACCAGCCTCGGCTCCCTGATCGCGCTCTTCTACGTCACGTCCGCGTTGTTCGTGATCGTCGGGCTCGGCGCAGTCATGCTCTACCTGCGGCTCAACATCTTCCAGCTGCTGCGCTACCTGCGCGAGGAACTGATGCTGGTGCTCGGCACGTCGACCGCCGAACCGGCGCTGCCCGGCCTGATGCGCAAGATGGAGTTCGCCGGCGTGCAGAAGTCCACCGTCGGGCTGGTCGTGCCGACCGGCTACTCGTTCAACCTGGACGGCGCCGCCATCTACCTGTCGCTCGCCGCCCTGTACATCGCGCAGGCCACCAACACCGACCTGTCGATCGGCGAACAGCTCGGCCTGCTCGCGGTCATGCTGCTCACCTCCAAGGGTGCGGCCGGGGTGGCCGGCGGCGGGTTCATCGCTCTGACCGCAACCCTGGCCACGGTCGGCACGGTTCCGGCGGCCGGCATCATGCTGATCTTCGGCATCGACAAGTTCATGTCCGAGTGCCGGGCGCTGGTCAACTTCTGCGGCAACGCGGTCGCCACCCTGTTCATCGCGCGCTGGGACAACACCCTCGACCACGCCCGGGCCCGGGCGGTGCTGCGCGGCGAGATCGTGCCGCACCCGGCCGATTCGCAGTCGGCGGACTCGCAACCGGCCGATTCGCAGTCGGCGGACTCGCAGTCGGCCGATTCGCAGCCGGCCGACTCGCAACCGGCCGACTCGCAACCAGCCGCCGAGCAGCGTGTCACGGCAGGGGTCTGA
- a CDS encoding LysR family transcriptional regulator yields the protein MDARQLTYFLAVAEHLNFNRAAEQLHLAQPSLSQAMSLLERELGVPLFHRVGRGIVLSDAGRQLIEPARQVIRDLENAKAAARSVRGLERGRVDIVAMPSPGMEPLSTLTRMFTETYPGMSLLIDAAFTPEEVVQAVKAGRAEIGLLGAATAPHTGGLDVRHVEDQPLVLISPPGEAGAGPIDRAELGGMRMIASRQGSLMRQLVDDVLASGIEVEIVVEVEHRTSILPMVLAGVGHAVMPSSWTTLARRAGATVRQIEPVSLLRISVVSRRERLAPAAQAFLGCVDRAYLSV from the coding sequence ATGGATGCACGTCAGTTGACGTACTTTCTGGCGGTCGCCGAGCATTTGAACTTCAATCGGGCCGCCGAGCAGCTGCATCTCGCGCAGCCGTCGCTGTCGCAGGCGATGAGTCTGCTGGAGCGCGAGCTCGGCGTGCCGCTGTTCCACCGGGTGGGGCGCGGCATCGTGCTCAGCGACGCCGGCCGGCAGCTGATCGAGCCGGCCCGGCAGGTGATCCGCGACCTGGAGAACGCGAAGGCAGCCGCCCGGTCGGTGCGCGGGCTGGAACGCGGCCGGGTCGACATCGTCGCCATGCCCAGCCCGGGCATGGAGCCGCTGTCCACACTGACCAGGATGTTCACCGAGACCTACCCGGGGATGAGCCTGCTGATCGACGCCGCGTTCACCCCGGAGGAGGTGGTGCAGGCGGTCAAGGCCGGGCGGGCCGAGATCGGGCTGCTCGGCGCGGCCACCGCGCCGCACACCGGCGGCCTGGACGTGCGGCACGTCGAGGACCAGCCGCTGGTGCTGATCTCCCCGCCGGGCGAGGCCGGTGCCGGGCCGATCGACAGGGCCGAACTCGGTGGGATGCGGATGATCGCCAGCCGGCAGGGCAGCCTGATGCGGCAGCTCGTCGACGACGTGCTCGCCAGCGGGATCGAGGTGGAGATCGTCGTCGAGGTCGAGCACCGTACGTCGATCCTGCCCATGGTGCTCGCCGGTGTCGGGCACGCCGTCATGCCGTCGTCCTGGACCACGCTCGCCCGGCGGGCCGGCGCCACGGTACGGCAGATCGAGCCGGTCTCGCTGCTGCGGATCTCTGTGGTCTCGCGGCGCGAACGGCTCGCCCCAGCCGCGCAGGCCTTCCTCGGGTGCGTAGATAGGGCGTACCTATCGGTCTGA